A genomic region of Halobacteriovorax sp. JY17 contains the following coding sequences:
- a CDS encoding helix-turn-helix domain-containing protein — protein MPLTKEQLDISTRNIYTALDVLGGKWKIKILGQVYFHKKLRFNDLIKAIPGISNKVLSQQLKELERDGIVLKEESQDESKIVFYMLSKKGNSINPILTALCNWAGDNYY, from the coding sequence ATGCCTCTAACAAAAGAACAATTAGATATAAGCACTCGTAATATATACACAGCTCTTGATGTACTTGGAGGAAAGTGGAAAATTAAGATCTTAGGACAGGTCTACTTCCATAAGAAACTTCGATTTAACGATCTTATAAAAGCAATTCCAGGAATTTCCAACAAGGTTTTAAGCCAGCAATTAAAAGAGCTTGAAAGAGACGGCATCGTTCTAAAAGAAGAATCTCAAGATGAGAGTAAAATTGTTTTCTACATGCTATCAAAGAAAGGAAATAGTATTAATCCAATACTGACTGCTCTTTGCAATTGGGCAGGAGACAACTACTATTAA
- a CDS encoding L-threonylcarbamoyladenylate synthase: MIEYVVAQSPDDRVLAKASQILKEGGLVCYPTDTNWLIVCDPFNKKGLEKLYRIKNEGPLKHYSLICDTISRAVEVAYIHDSAFKMIRKKIPGHYTFIFEAKKKITRAVQANKSDKEVGVRFCPDLLSQNLIKAHGDVLLSTHITSELLGLSENEEFYSYQIEETFRGPLDMIIDPGEYEFVGASTIVNLSVEGEVEVVRMGSGPWE, from the coding sequence ATGATTGAATATGTAGTAGCTCAAAGTCCAGACGATAGAGTTTTAGCTAAAGCGAGCCAGATCTTAAAAGAGGGGGGGCTCGTTTGTTATCCTACCGATACGAATTGGTTAATTGTTTGTGATCCTTTTAATAAGAAGGGACTTGAGAAACTTTATAGAATAAAGAATGAAGGTCCATTAAAGCACTATAGTTTAATTTGCGATACTATTTCGAGAGCTGTAGAGGTTGCTTATATTCATGATAGTGCCTTTAAGATGATCAGAAAGAAGATCCCTGGGCACTATACATTTATTTTTGAAGCAAAGAAAAAAATTACAAGGGCCGTTCAGGCAAATAAGTCTGATAAAGAGGTCGGAGTGAGATTCTGTCCTGATCTCCTTTCTCAGAACTTAATAAAGGCTCATGGTGATGTACTTCTCTCGACGCATATTACCTCTGAACTTCTTGGCTTAAGTGAGAATGAGGAGTTTTATAGTTATCAAATTGAGGAAACTTTTCGTGGTCCTCTCGATATGATAATTGACCCTGGAGAGTATGAGTTTGTTGGTGCTTCAACAATTGTTAATTTAAGTGTTGAGGGTGAAGTAGAGGTTGTTCGTATGGGATCGGGGCCTTGGGAATGA
- the hflC gene encoding protease modulator HflC, translating to MNNKILVPLVIVVFGIFVVGKSSLFILNEGRQAIITEFGKPVGKPKTKAGLHWKKPFVQEVRYVDKRILSWDGMPNQIPTKDKKFIKVDTTARYRITDALKFIQTVRNTSGAKARLDTILDSATRNIISSHNLVEAVRNTNSITDRIKKEKEEIAEKVKNGENYVEEGVTGEIEKISTGREQLSQLIVEKADEELKAFGIELIDVQLRRISYEQSVEKKVYERMISERQRIAQKIRSIGSGEKAKIEGRLQRDLRRIQSEAYRKAQKIRGEGEAKASAIYAKAFNKGPKFYEFIKSMEVYQSSLKEKTNFIISSDSEFLKHLKGR from the coding sequence ATGAATAATAAAATATTAGTACCACTTGTTATTGTTGTTTTTGGAATATTTGTAGTTGGTAAGTCTTCTCTCTTTATTTTAAATGAAGGAAGACAGGCGATTATTACGGAATTTGGTAAACCGGTTGGGAAACCAAAGACGAAAGCTGGCCTTCATTGGAAAAAACCTTTTGTTCAAGAAGTTCGATATGTTGATAAGAGAATTCTTTCTTGGGATGGAATGCCTAATCAAATACCTACTAAGGATAAGAAGTTTATTAAAGTTGATACGACTGCTCGTTATAGAATTACTGATGCTCTTAAGTTTATTCAAACTGTAAGAAATACATCTGGAGCGAAAGCGAGGTTGGATACAATACTTGATTCAGCAACTAGAAATATTATCTCTTCTCATAATTTAGTAGAAGCGGTTAGAAACACAAATTCGATTACAGATAGAATTAAAAAAGAAAAAGAAGAAATTGCTGAAAAAGTAAAGAATGGTGAAAACTACGTTGAAGAAGGTGTTACTGGAGAAATCGAAAAAATTTCAACAGGGCGTGAACAACTTAGCCAACTCATTGTTGAAAAGGCCGATGAAGAACTTAAGGCCTTTGGTATTGAGCTAATTGATGTACAGCTTAGAAGAATTTCTTATGAACAATCTGTAGAGAAGAAGGTTTATGAGAGAATGATTTCTGAAAGACAGAGAATTGCACAGAAAATTAGATCGATTGGATCTGGTGAAAAAGCAAAGATTGAAGGTCGACTGCAGAGAGATCTTAGAAGAATTCAATCTGAAGCTTATAGAAAAGCACAGAAGATTCGCGGGGAAGGAGAGGCGAAGGCGTCAGCGATTTATGCGAAGGCTTTCAATAAAGGCCCTAAGTTCTATGAGTTTATTAAATCTATGGAAGTTTACCAATCATCTCTGAAAGAAAAGACTAACTTTATCATTTCTTCTGATTCGGAATTTTTAAAGCATCTTAAAGGTAGATAA
- the hflK gene encoding FtsH protease activity modulator HflK translates to MSFNNGNNPNDFMNDIDRMKNEFKNGAKFLGPLIVVILIAIGGFTSFYTVEPDEEAVVIRFGKYLTTNSPGLHFKVPMGVDQVIKVKTKRVLQAEFGFRTKDTNTRRTTYSSNSFKYESLMLTGDLNVADVEWAVQFQIADPFKYLFQTSSPETNIRDVSESIMRRVVGDRSVTDILTTGKMEIETRALVLMQEVLNKYDMGVRIVTVKLQDVNPPEVVKPSFNEVNEAKQEQEKSINQAEGEYNKIIPEARGKAQKLVSEAEGYASAQVNRSMGDAEKFEAIFKEYKRAPQVTRKRIYLETMSTIFKKFENITVVDPEIKGLLPVFNKSLGGSK, encoded by the coding sequence ATGTCCTTTAATAATGGAAATAACCCTAATGACTTCATGAACGATATTGATCGAATGAAGAATGAATTTAAAAATGGAGCTAAGTTTCTTGGGCCATTAATTGTGGTCATCTTGATTGCAATTGGAGGTTTTACATCTTTCTATACAGTAGAGCCGGATGAAGAGGCTGTGGTAATTAGATTCGGAAAGTATTTAACGACAAATTCGCCAGGACTTCACTTTAAAGTTCCAATGGGTGTTGATCAAGTTATTAAAGTTAAGACAAAGAGAGTTCTTCAAGCAGAGTTTGGTTTTAGAACAAAAGATACAAACACAAGAAGAACAACTTATTCTTCAAATAGTTTTAAGTACGAATCTTTAATGCTTACGGGTGACTTAAATGTTGCAGATGTAGAATGGGCCGTTCAGTTTCAAATTGCAGACCCATTTAAGTATCTCTTTCAAACGTCTTCTCCTGAAACAAATATTAGAGATGTCTCTGAATCAATTATGAGAAGAGTTGTTGGGGATAGGTCTGTTACTGATATCTTAACAACTGGTAAGATGGAAATTGAAACGAGAGCACTTGTACTCATGCAAGAAGTTTTAAATAAGTATGATATGGGTGTTCGAATTGTTACGGTTAAGCTTCAAGATGTGAATCCTCCTGAAGTGGTGAAGCCTTCTTTTAATGAAGTCAATGAGGCCAAACAAGAGCAGGAGAAATCTATTAATCAGGCAGAGGGTGAATATAATAAGATCATTCCTGAAGCCAGAGGGAAGGCCCAGAAGCTGGTTAGTGAAGCTGAAGGTTATGCCAGTGCACAGGTTAATAGATCTATGGGAGACGCTGAGAAATTTGAAGCAATCTTTAAAGAGTATAAGAGAGCGCCACAGGTTACGAGAAAGAGAATTTACCTTGAAACGATGTCTACAATTTTTAAGAAATTTGAAAACATAACTGTTGTCGATCCTGAAATTAAAGGACTTCTTCCTGTTTTTAATAAATCTTTGGGAGGGAGTAAGTAA
- a CDS encoding biotin/lipoyl-containing protein, whose amino-acid sequence MRTYLIDEDKNEVIVDLTRTKVHSSELVEFDFSTIEDNELKDKKTIFVRQLCGQYFVSEDNKRWSKVSRQDLPSRMLNIDRVFNVYRGYKPSGLSGGNEGELLTQMPGKIVKIMTSVGETVEAGQTLIILEAMKMENEIKCGVNGVVKEIHVSEGDALDQGVLMIEIEAT is encoded by the coding sequence ATGAGAACATATCTTATAGATGAAGATAAGAATGAAGTAATTGTGGATTTAACAAGAACAAAAGTTCACTCTAGTGAACTTGTTGAATTTGATTTTTCCACAATTGAAGATAATGAATTAAAAGATAAGAAGACAATCTTTGTAAGGCAACTTTGTGGACAGTACTTTGTTTCTGAAGACAATAAGAGGTGGTCAAAAGTTTCTAGACAGGATCTTCCATCTAGAATGTTGAATATTGATAGAGTCTTTAATGTTTACAGGGGTTACAAACCTTCGGGGCTGAGTGGCGGTAACGAGGGAGAGCTTCTTACACAAATGCCTGGGAAAATTGTAAAAATTATGACTTCTGTTGGAGAAACAGTTGAAGCAGGACAAACTCTCATTATTTTAGAGGCCATGAAAATGGAAAATGAAATTAAATGTGGAGTGAATGGTGTCGTAAAAGAAATTCACGTTTCAGAAGGAGATGCATTAGATCAAGGTGTTCTAATGATCGAAATTGAAGCAACTTAA
- a CDS encoding biotin carboxylase N-terminal domain-containing protein, whose product MIRQPENQSRRILITNRGEIASRIAKACRELGHTAIGIWTDNEVHATHLQFCDEWVHLKGNTNAETYLNVENLVKVIKENNVDAVHPGYGFLSENADFARRMESEGITFIGPNVECIQVMGDKATSKQLANKIGIPTVPGTDKAVETVEEAVTVSAKIGYPVLLKAVAGGGGRGMRACANEEEVRANFEAVGRESLAAFNNGDLLVEKLIVNPRHIEVQILADKKGNVYHFFERECSIQRRHQKIIEEAPSPFIGDDEELRQDVCNTAVKLAKAVNYDSAGTVEFIMGEDKSFYFLEMNTRIQVEHPITEEITGIDLIVCMIQSALGDDLGFPGQDFIKRSGHAIECRICAEDPITMLPAPGLVTGFETNFPQGIRFDHCLYKGLNVTPDFDPMVGKLVSKGIIRDVAVRKMKAALNGLFIEGLKTNKPLLKVIMDNKNFIDGKYSTDFIKVENPNEKVSTDLNHMRFYKMLAAVEARRMGM is encoded by the coding sequence ATGATTAGACAACCAGAAAACCAAAGTAGAAGAATTTTAATTACGAACCGCGGGGAAATCGCCTCTCGAATTGCGAAAGCTTGTAGAGAGCTGGGTCATACGGCAATTGGAATTTGGACAGATAATGAAGTTCATGCAACTCATCTTCAGTTTTGTGATGAGTGGGTACATCTAAAAGGAAATACAAATGCTGAGACTTATTTAAATGTAGAAAACTTAGTAAAAGTAATTAAAGAAAATAATGTTGATGCTGTTCATCCAGGTTATGGATTCTTATCTGAGAATGCAGACTTTGCGAGACGTATGGAGAGTGAGGGAATTACTTTCATTGGTCCAAATGTTGAATGTATCCAAGTGATGGGTGATAAGGCAACTTCAAAACAACTTGCAAATAAGATTGGTATTCCTACAGTGCCTGGAACGGATAAGGCTGTTGAGACTGTCGAGGAAGCTGTTACTGTATCTGCCAAGATTGGTTACCCTGTACTACTAAAGGCCGTTGCTGGAGGTGGTGGTAGAGGAATGAGGGCCTGCGCTAATGAGGAAGAAGTTCGTGCGAACTTTGAAGCCGTTGGAAGAGAGTCTCTTGCTGCCTTTAATAATGGTGATCTCTTAGTTGAAAAACTAATTGTTAATCCAAGGCATATTGAAGTGCAGATCCTTGCTGACAAGAAGGGAAATGTTTATCACTTTTTTGAGAGGGAATGTTCAATCCAAAGACGTCATCAAAAGATAATTGAAGAAGCTCCTTCACCATTTATTGGTGATGATGAAGAGTTGAGGCAAGACGTTTGTAATACAGCTGTTAAGCTCGCAAAGGCCGTGAATTATGATTCAGCAGGAACTGTTGAGTTTATTATGGGAGAAGATAAGAGCTTTTATTTCTTAGAAATGAATACTCGTATCCAAGTAGAGCATCCAATTACTGAAGAGATTACAGGAATTGATTTAATTGTTTGTATGATTCAATCTGCACTTGGAGATGATCTGGGATTTCCTGGTCAAGATTTTATTAAAAGATCAGGACACGCAATAGAATGTCGTATTTGCGCGGAAGACCCAATTACAATGTTACCAGCTCCGGGACTTGTTACTGGTTTTGAAACAAACTTTCCTCAGGGGATTCGTTTTGATCACTGTCTTTATAAAGGATTGAATGTAACTCCTGACTTCGACCCAATGGTCGGTAAGTTAGTTTCCAAGGGAATTATCCGCGATGTTGCGGTTAGAAAAATGAAAGCAGCGCTTAATGGATTATTTATCGAAGGACTTAAGACGAATAAGCCATTGCTTAAAGTTATAATGGATAATAAGAACTTTATTGATGGGAAGTATTCGACTGACTTTATTAAAGTTGAAAATCCAAACGAAAAAGTATCGACGGATTTGAACCATATGAGATTCTATAAAATGCTTGCAGCTGTGGAAGCTAGAAGGATGGGGATGTAA
- a CDS encoding acyl-CoA carboxylase subunit beta, with protein sequence MDTVLEEKRSLLLEKRTQSDLGGGAARIEKQHAQGKYTARERIERLIDPGTFIEFDKFVTHRCKDFGMEKNEYLGDGVVTGIAEINGQKVALYSQDFTCWGGALGEYHAKKICKIMDFALANRIPIIGMNDSGGARIQEGVDALGGYAEIFYRNVKCSGVIPQISLIMGPCAGGAVYSPAITDFIFMVDKTSYMFVTGPDVIKTVTHEEVTKEELGGAATHNETSGVAQFNSQDEDECFERVRELLSYLPAACYTKPSPKYTSDPVNRDNTKLKELVPANPKKPYDMNEIILDIVDDSHFLEVHKGWAKNIIVGFASIGGIKIGIVANQPQILAGVLDIDSSCKAARFIRFCDSFDIPILTLVDVPGFLPGTVQEYGGIIKHGSKLLYAYADATVPMITLITRKAYGGAYDVMASKHIRSDVNLAYPTAEIAVMGADGAVNIVFRNELTGLEGKAFDEKKAELVRNYEDRFANPYRAAERGYVDSIILPEETRQRVYEYLVVLKNKVVENPKRKHGNIQL encoded by the coding sequence ATGGATACCGTTTTAGAAGAAAAACGTTCTCTATTGCTAGAAAAAAGAACACAATCAGACCTTGGTGGTGGAGCTGCAAGAATCGAAAAGCAACATGCTCAAGGAAAATATACTGCGCGCGAAAGAATCGAGAGATTAATCGACCCAGGAACTTTTATCGAATTCGATAAGTTTGTTACACATCGTTGTAAAGACTTTGGAATGGAGAAGAATGAATACCTTGGTGACGGTGTTGTTACAGGTATTGCTGAAATTAACGGGCAGAAGGTAGCTCTTTATTCGCAGGATTTTACTTGTTGGGGTGGAGCTCTTGGAGAGTATCACGCTAAGAAAATTTGTAAAATAATGGACTTCGCTCTTGCTAATAGAATTCCAATCATTGGAATGAATGATTCTGGTGGAGCAAGAATTCAAGAAGGTGTAGATGCTCTTGGTGGCTACGCTGAAATTTTTTATAGAAATGTAAAATGCTCTGGAGTAATTCCACAGATTTCACTTATCATGGGGCCTTGTGCTGGTGGAGCGGTTTATTCTCCTGCTATTACAGACTTTATTTTCATGGTTGATAAGACTTCTTATATGTTTGTAACCGGTCCTGATGTTATTAAGACAGTAACTCATGAAGAAGTTACAAAAGAAGAATTAGGTGGTGCGGCTACTCATAATGAAACTTCTGGAGTTGCTCAGTTCAATAGCCAAGATGAAGATGAGTGTTTTGAAAGAGTGAGAGAGCTTCTTTCTTATTTACCAGCGGCTTGTTATACGAAGCCTTCTCCGAAGTACACTTCTGATCCAGTGAATAGAGATAATACAAAGCTTAAAGAGTTAGTGCCTGCGAATCCAAAAAAACCATATGATATGAATGAAATTATTCTTGATATCGTTGATGATTCACACTTCTTAGAAGTTCATAAGGGATGGGCAAAGAATATAATTGTAGGCTTTGCTTCAATCGGTGGAATTAAAATTGGTATCGTTGCGAATCAACCACAAATTCTTGCAGGTGTTCTAGATATTGATTCTTCATGTAAGGCCGCAAGGTTTATTCGCTTTTGTGATTCATTTGATATTCCAATCTTAACACTTGTTGATGTTCCAGGATTCTTGCCAGGTACAGTTCAAGAGTATGGTGGGATTATTAAGCATGGATCAAAGTTATTATACGCTTACGCAGATGCGACTGTTCCAATGATTACGTTAATTACACGTAAGGCTTACGGTGGTGCATATGATGTGATGGCTTCAAAACATATTAGATCAGATGTAAATCTAGCTTATCCTACAGCAGAGATTGCAGTCATGGGGGCTGATGGTGCAGTTAATATCGTTTTTAGAAATGAATTAACTGGACTTGAGGGAAAAGCTTTTGATGAGAAAAAAGCTGAGCTTGTTAGAAATTATGAAGACCGCTTTGCGAATCCATATAGAGCAGCAGAGAGAGGTTATGTAGATTCTATTATTCTTCCAGAAGAAACAAGACAGAGAGTTTATGAATACCTTGTTGTTCTTAAGAATAAAGTTGTTGAAAACCCAAAAAGAAAACACGGGAATATTCAATTATGA
- a CDS encoding sigma-54 dependent transcriptional regulator yields the protein MINWQEISDLHVISKLEEILSKWFGVEQIYSDMHYKIRSGHIDKGYEFKNHFFKVQMQMSHGYNYMGQDVEKVTDALESEDDKARSFDTFFKHVKGVGAKVEIGGEVLGSVFAYPFVSSSITEEEVEEIKKHMISEGANESDASAAVDGLRRLFPREIEYLQELVELVADEIKTFHSEISKRETRIKELNSELGDKYRYHMMIGKSKGMQQIYRLLEKISSSESSVLIQGSNGTGKELVAKAIHFYSPRKEKQFVALNCSAFNDNLLDSELFGHMKGSFTGAIKDKAGLFEVANGGTLFLDEIGDTSLSMQVKLLRVLQEGTYLPVGAHAPKKTDVRILAATNKDLKAMMASGEFREDLYYRINVINVNLPSLKDRAEDIPILMDHFLKKRCDESGIAMKQFSKKCLEVLLDYHWPGNVRELENEIERLVVLAGEDKMITPDLLSPRILESGDKPVAVSRGINTNGSLKEALEELEAMMIKEGLKRCNYNKSKLSKELGVSRASLIMKVDKYDLDKRKKAAGE from the coding sequence ATGATTAACTGGCAAGAAATTAGCGACCTTCATGTAATCTCAAAATTAGAAGAGATTTTAAGTAAGTGGTTTGGGGTAGAACAAATTTACTCTGATATGCATTACAAGATTAGAAGTGGTCATATTGATAAAGGTTATGAATTTAAGAATCATTTCTTTAAAGTTCAAATGCAAATGAGTCATGGTTACAACTATATGGGACAAGATGTTGAAAAAGTGACCGATGCTTTAGAGTCAGAAGATGATAAGGCCAGGTCGTTTGATACTTTCTTTAAGCATGTAAAAGGTGTTGGAGCTAAAGTTGAGATTGGTGGAGAGGTTTTAGGAAGTGTCTTTGCTTATCCTTTTGTTTCAAGTTCTATCACTGAAGAAGAAGTTGAAGAAATCAAAAAACATATGATCTCGGAAGGTGCGAATGAGTCTGATGCAAGTGCTGCAGTTGATGGACTTAGAAGATTATTTCCAAGAGAAATTGAGTATCTACAAGAATTAGTAGAACTTGTAGCAGATGAAATTAAGACATTTCATTCAGAGATCTCTAAGAGAGAGACAAGAATTAAAGAACTTAACTCTGAGCTTGGAGATAAGTATAGATATCATATGATGATTGGTAAATCTAAAGGGATGCAGCAGATTTATAGACTGCTAGAAAAAATCTCTTCTTCAGAGTCGTCAGTTTTAATTCAAGGTAGTAATGGAACGGGGAAGGAGCTTGTTGCTAAGGCAATACACTTCTATTCTCCAAGAAAAGAGAAGCAATTTGTTGCTCTAAACTGTTCAGCTTTTAATGATAATCTTTTAGATTCAGAATTATTTGGTCATATGAAAGGTTCATTTACTGGAGCAATTAAAGATAAGGCGGGACTTTTTGAAGTCGCCAATGGTGGAACACTCTTTCTCGATGAGATTGGAGATACATCATTAAGTATGCAGGTAAAGTTACTAAGAGTTCTTCAAGAAGGGACCTACCTTCCAGTGGGGGCACACGCACCTAAGAAGACAGATGTTAGAATTTTAGCGGCAACTAATAAAGATTTAAAAGCAATGATGGCAAGTGGTGAGTTTAGAGAAGATTTATACTATAGAATTAACGTCATTAATGTGAATCTTCCATCGCTTAAAGATAGAGCTGAAGATATTCCGATTCTAATGGATCACTTCCTAAAGAAGAGATGTGATGAGTCTGGAATTGCTATGAAGCAATTCTCTAAGAAGTGTTTAGAGGTTCTACTTGATTATCATTGGCCTGGTAACGTTAGAGAGCTAGAAAATGAGATCGAGAGACTAGTTGTTCTGGCGGGTGAGGATAAGATGATCACTCCAGATCTTCTCAGCCCAAGAATTCTTGAGTCTGGTGATAAGCCAGTAGCAGTATCAAGAGGGATTAATACGAATGGATCTCTCAAAGAAGCGCTAGAAGAGTTAGAAGCGATGATGATTAAAGAAGGTCTTAAGAGATGTAATTATAATAAATCAAAGCTTTCTAAGGAGCTTGGAGTTTCAAGAGCATCGCTGATTATGAAGGTTGATAAGTATGACCTTGATAAGAGAAAGAAGGCCGCGGGCGAGTAA